In the genome of Triticum urartu cultivar G1812 chromosome 5, Tu2.1, whole genome shotgun sequence, one region contains:
- the LOC125510144 gene encoding putative F-box protein At1g47765 — MSSSKLRPSASRSDDLPADALYEILLRIPAKELCRLRTVSPSWRALTFDPLFITAHKSRHHTAPPLLAIAYCDDSGTNGVAISDISGNVLKRIPSTGYEIVLVNESSGDPVSQISSKGDSIRVVRTRLDLVCFNWIFYSRDLWVLNPATGSTITLPTDFSEELVHELQVEGIKEWHCKVESCAFGQVSSTREYKALRVSTIGDRKVCEIITFNEMNHGRWRRKQDPRSHICTGREIRCVVVNGVVYFLMDFYSTYFETGVITIESGSVASFNLETEEWGVLHGPQQVQRFVQENEDYSYSKLEIELSLAELNGCLVMVHNIHNISMDLWFLTDFEKCIWVKKYSMPSHVARPCMYPFLMLDDGRIFFSAEGYLQGILGSGEPGDGFLRSYDPRMDTFLDSLELGDSKSIGIYTGSLLSL, encoded by the coding sequence ATGTCGTCCTCGAAGCTGCGCCCCTCCGCCTCCAGATCCGACGACCTGCCTGCCGATGCGCTGTACGAGATCCTCCTTCGCATCCCGGCCAAGGAGCTCTGCCGCCTGCGCACCGTCAgcccctcctggcgcgccctcacGTTCGACCCACTCTTCATCACGGCGCACAAGTCCCGCCACCACACGGCGCCCCCGCTCCTCGCCATAGCCTATTGCGATGATAGTGGGACCAACGGCGTTGCAATTTCAGATATTTCCGGCAATGTGCTGAAGCGGATACCAAGCACCGGGTACGAAATTGTTCTAGTGAACGAGTCATCGGGCGATCCGGTAAGCCAGATCTCAAGCAAGGGCGATAGCATCCGTGTTGTACGCACGCGGCTAGATCTTGTCTGCTTCAACTGGATTTTCTACTCTCGGGATCTCTGGGTGTTGAACCCGGCCACTGGATCTACCATCACCTTGCCGACTGATTTCTCAGAGGAATTGGTGCATGAGCTACAAGTGGAGGGAATAAAAGAGTGGCACTGCAAAGTCGAGTCGTGTGCGTTTGGGCAGGTCTCCTCTACCAGAGAGTACAAGGCACTCCGTGTCTCTACAATTGGTGACCGAAAGGTATGTGAGATTATCACCTTTAATGAGATGAACCATGGAAGATGGAGGAGGAAGCAGGACCCTCGGTCCCATATCTGTACTGGTCGCGAGATAAGATGTGTGGTCGTCAACGGGGTGGTGTACTTCTTGATGGACTTCTATTCCACATACTTTGAAACTGGGGTTATAACCATTGAGTCTGGTAGCGTAGCTTCGTTCAACCTCGAGACAGAAGAGTGGGGTGTTCTACATGGTCCACAACAGGTGCAGAGATTTGTGCAAGAAAACGAGGATTACAGTTACTCAAAACTTGAAATTGAGTTATCATTGGCTGAATTGAACGGATGTTTAGTTATGGTTCACAATATTCATAACATATCTATGGACTTGtggtttttgacagattttgagAAATGTATCTGGGTTAAGAAATACAGCATGCCATCACATGTTGCTAGGCCTTGTATGTATCCTTTTCTAATGTTAGATGATGGGAGGATATTTTTCAGTGCAGAGGGTTATCTACAAGGTATCCTTGGTAGTGGAGAACCAGGAGATGGATTTCTGCGAAGTTATGATCCAAGAATGGACACCTTTCTTGATTCGTTAGAATTGGGAGATTCCAAGTCCATTGGCATTTATACGGGAAGTCTACTAAGTTTATAG
- the LOC125510145 gene encoding cysteine proteinase 1-like, translated as MDHRLVAALLVLLGLLLSPAPAAAAAGDEEPLIRQVVGGADPLDNDLELDSQFLGFVQRFGKTYRDAEEHAHRLSVFKANLRRARRHQMLDPSAEHGVTKFSDLAPAEFRRTFLGLKTTRRSFLREMAGSAHDAPVLPTDGLPEDFDWRDQGAVGPVKNQGSCGSCWSFSASGALEGANYLATGKMEVLSEQQLVDCDHECDPAEPDSCDAGCNGGLMTSAFSYLLKSGGLEREKDYPYTGKDGTCKFEKSKIAASVQNFSVVAVDEEQIAANLVKYGPLAIGINAAYMQTYIGGVSCPYICGRHLDHGVLLVGYGASGFAPSRFKEKPYWIIKNSWGENWGDKGYYKICRGSNVRNKCGVDSMVSTVSATHASKDE; from the exons ATGGATCATCGCCTCGTGgccgctctcctcgtcctcctgggcCTCCTCCTCTCCCCGGCGCCGGCAGCGGCGGCCGCGGGGGACGAGGAGCCCCTGATCCGGCAGGTCGTCGGCGGCGCCGACCCCCTCGACAACGACCTGGAGCTCGACTCGCAGTTCCTCGGCTTCGTGCAGCGGTTCGGGAAGACCTACAGGGACGCGGAGGAGCACGCGCACCGGCTCTCCGTCTTCAAGGCCAACCTCCGCCGCGCGCGCCGGCACCAGATGCTCGACCCGTCCGCCGAGCACGGGGTCACCAAGTTCTCCGACCTCGCCCCGGCCGAGTTCCGCCGGACCTTCCTGGGCCTCAAGACGACCCGGCGGTCGTTCCTGCGGGAGATGGCCGGGTCGGCGCACGACGCGCCCGTCCTCCCCACCGACGGCCTCCCCGAGGACTTCGACTGGAGGGACCAGGGCGCCGTCGGCCCCGTCAAGAACCAG GGTTCGTGCGGGTCGTGCTGGTCGTTCAGCGCGTCCGGGGCGTTGGAGGGAGCCAACTACCTGGCCACGGGCAAGATGGAGGTGCTCTCCGAGCAGCAGCTGGTCGACTGCGACCATGAG TGCGACCCAGCAGAACCTGATTCATGCGATGCTGGATGCAATGGTGGGTTGATGACTTCAGCCTTTAGCTATCTGTTGAAATCTGGTGGCCTTGAGAGAGAAAAGGATTACCCTTACACCGGGAAGGACGGTACCTGCAAATTTGAGAAGTCCAAGATTGCTGCTTCAGTTCAAAACTTCAGCGTTGTCGCTGTTGATGAAGAACAGATTGCTGCTAACCTTGTGAAATATGGACCGCTGGCCA TCGGTATCAACGCTGCATACATGCAGACATACATCGGCGGAGTGTCATGCCCATACATCTGCGGCAGGCACCTCGACCACGGTGTCCTTCTCGTCGGCTACGGGGCGTCTGGCTTCGCGCCTTCCCGCTTCAAGGAGAAGCCCTACTGGATCATCAAGAACTCATGGGGCGAGAACTGGGGGGACAAGGGTTACTACAAGATCTGCAGGGGCTCGAACGTGCGCAACAAGTGTGGCGTCGACTCCATGGTCTCCACGGTGTCCGCCACTCACGCCTCCAAGGACGAGTAA